Proteins encoded in a region of the Diabrotica virgifera virgifera chromosome 4, PGI_DIABVI_V3a genome:
- the LOC126882995 gene encoding protein dpy-30 homolog, which yields MDNSEVMKKSRVDLSSLPTRQYLDQTVVPILMNALSYLAKERPDDPIAALASFLMKNKSTYESNSDNSPSNTEMTNVEEKL from the coding sequence ATGGATAATTCGGAAGTTATGAAAAAGTCCCGTGTAGATTTATCGTCACTACCAACAAGACAGTATTTAGATCAAACTGTAGTGCCTATATTGATGAACGCACTTTCTTACCTTGCCAAAGAAAGACCTGATGATCCAATTGCTGCCTTAGCTTCTTTTTTGATGAAGAACAAAAGTACATACGAATCTAACTCAGACAACTCACCATCCAATACTGAAATGACTAATGTCgaagaaaaattataa